The following proteins are encoded in a genomic region of Dialister hominis:
- the topA gene encoding type I DNA topoisomerase gives MPITRTITIGSKRKTRTKAPAEPSFKRKPNPKGKHLVVVESPAKAKTIEKILGPDYKVLASKGHLRDLPQKTLGVDIDDNFKPEYVNSKDKEDVIKTLQKEANHCRDIYLATDPDREGEAISWHLAKLLDVNPEDNVRIAFHEITAPAIKEAIKHPGPIDLNRVDAQQARRVLDRLVGYKLSPWLWKQVYRGLSAGRVQSVATRLICKREEEIRAFKQEEYWTIECVYTTPEGDAFNAKLAQISGKPAELHNEEEAEKAAAGVRNKNADVVSVTKTKKQRKTKPPYTTSTMQQDAVNKLNFGSKKTMLLAQELYEGIELPEQGHVGLITYMRTDSTRISDEMVKQAREYIGRLYGDKYLPEKPNVFAKSKEAQDAHEAIRPTSLALPPAALKGVLKRDRLRLYTLIWNRFIASQMAPQIAQSTNVTLQCGEFTLKASGLHILFDGFTIMQPAKDEKKDEEEAAIIPPLKKGDSVLNVKADGNQHFTSPPPRYTEASLIKVLEEKGIGRPSTYAPILDTIQKRRYVTKEGKQFVPTEIGFKVTDLLKKYFDGVINVDFTANLENWLDKIADGHATYTKVITDFYKVFSDELNAANVEASKNKKEEAEVSDVVCEKCGAKMIVKLGRYGKYLACPNYPDCKNIKPYSLVNGPEEVSDVHCDKCGTLMVYRMGPYGRYLKCPNCNANKAIVIDTSIVCPKCHEGHMIQRRTKRGRTFYGCSRYPACDMALWNEPVDQFCKVCGSIMVKKVSRDGTETIVCSNPECLTAPKKSTTKGRRATKKTASKDET, from the coding sequence TTGCCAATTACAAGAACAATCACAATAGGAAGCAAACGCAAGACAAGAACAAAGGCTCCTGCTGAACCATCTTTTAAACGTAAACCAAATCCCAAGGGAAAGCATCTTGTTGTCGTAGAATCTCCGGCTAAAGCAAAAACAATAGAGAAAATTCTCGGACCGGATTACAAGGTCCTTGCTTCGAAAGGTCATTTGAGAGATCTGCCGCAAAAGACACTTGGCGTTGATATCGATGATAATTTCAAGCCTGAATACGTCAATTCCAAGGACAAGGAAGACGTTATCAAGACACTCCAGAAGGAAGCAAACCATTGCAGGGACATTTATCTGGCAACGGACCCTGATCGCGAAGGAGAGGCCATTTCCTGGCATTTAGCGAAGCTTCTTGATGTGAATCCGGAAGATAATGTAAGAATTGCATTCCACGAAATCACGGCTCCTGCCATCAAGGAAGCCATTAAGCATCCGGGACCGATTGATTTGAACCGTGTCGATGCGCAGCAGGCCCGCCGCGTCCTTGACAGGCTGGTCGGCTACAAGCTTTCTCCCTGGCTCTGGAAGCAGGTATACCGCGGCCTTTCTGCAGGACGAGTGCAGTCTGTGGCAACGCGTCTGATCTGCAAACGCGAGGAAGAAATACGCGCCTTCAAACAGGAAGAATACTGGACAATCGAATGTGTCTATACGACTCCGGAAGGGGATGCGTTTAACGCAAAGCTGGCACAGATCAGCGGAAAACCTGCAGAGCTTCACAATGAAGAAGAAGCAGAAAAAGCAGCAGCAGGCGTCCGGAATAAGAATGCGGATGTAGTTTCCGTAACAAAGACAAAGAAGCAGCGCAAGACGAAGCCGCCTTATACGACGTCCACTATGCAGCAGGATGCTGTCAATAAATTGAACTTCGGATCCAAGAAAACCATGCTTCTTGCGCAGGAACTCTATGAAGGCATCGAGCTTCCTGAACAGGGGCATGTAGGTCTGATCACTTATATGCGTACGGATTCCACGCGTATTTCTGATGAAATGGTCAAGCAGGCCAGAGAATATATCGGAAGGCTTTACGGAGACAAGTACCTGCCGGAAAAGCCGAATGTTTTTGCCAAGTCCAAAGAAGCGCAGGATGCCCACGAAGCCATAAGACCGACAAGTCTTGCACTTCCGCCGGCCGCATTGAAAGGTGTTTTGAAAAGAGACCGGCTGCGTCTTTACACACTGATCTGGAACCGTTTCATTGCATCGCAAATGGCACCGCAAATTGCCCAGAGTACGAATGTCACCCTTCAGTGTGGTGAATTCACCTTAAAGGCAAGCGGACTTCACATTCTCTTTGATGGTTTTACAATCATGCAGCCAGCCAAGGATGAGAAGAAGGATGAAGAAGAAGCAGCGATTATCCCGCCGCTCAAGAAGGGTGATTCTGTCCTCAATGTCAAGGCAGACGGGAATCAGCACTTTACTTCTCCGCCCCCCAGATATACAGAAGCAAGCCTGATCAAAGTACTCGAAGAAAAGGGAATCGGCCGCCCGTCCACATACGCTCCGATTCTTGATACCATACAGAAACGCCGCTACGTGACCAAGGAAGGAAAGCAGTTTGTTCCAACGGAAATCGGTTTCAAGGTAACGGATCTTCTTAAGAAGTATTTCGATGGAGTCATCAATGTAGACTTTACGGCCAACCTTGAAAACTGGCTGGATAAGATTGCTGACGGCCATGCGACTTATACAAAGGTCATCACTGACTTCTACAAGGTCTTTTCAGACGAACTGAACGCAGCTAATGTGGAAGCTTCCAAAAACAAGAAGGAAGAAGCAGAGGTTTCTGATGTTGTCTGCGAAAAATGCGGCGCAAAGATGATTGTAAAGCTGGGGCGCTACGGCAAGTATCTTGCCTGTCCGAACTATCCGGACTGCAAGAACATCAAGCCGTACAGCCTGGTCAACGGGCCGGAAGAGGTTTCTGATGTCCATTGCGATAAGTGCGGTACACTGATGGTTTACCGCATGGGACCGTATGGAAGGTATTTGAAATGTCCCAACTGCAATGCGAATAAGGCCATTGTCATTGACACTTCCATCGTCTGCCCGAAGTGTCATGAAGGACATATGATCCAGAGAAGAACCAAGAGAGGGCGTACCTTCTATGGATGCAGCCGGTATCCGGCGTGTGATATGGCACTCTGGAACGAACCGGTAGACCAGTTCTGCAAAGTATGCGGATCGATCATGGTCAAGAAGGTATCCAGAGACGGGACAGAGACGATTGTCTGCTCGAACCCTGAGTGTCTGACAGCTCCCAAGAAGAGTACCACTAAAGGAAGAAGGGCAACAAAGAAAACAGCATCGAAAGATGAAACATGA
- the trmFO gene encoding methylenetetrahydrofolate--tRNA-(uracil(54)-C(5))-methyltransferase (FADH(2)-oxidizing) TrmFO, whose protein sequence is MTDKVTVIGAGLAGSEAAFQLAELGIPVELVEMRPLKQTPAHHTGYFAELVCSNSLRAASVTNAVGLLKEEMRRLHSVIMDAADHHSVPAGGALAVDRMGYAEAVTEIVKNHPLITFTEKEVTEIPEDGITIIATGPLTEGKLAEAIEDFCGGEGFHFYDAAAPIVTKESLDLDVVYAMSRYGKGEAAYLNCPMNEEEYAAFQEALCHAEMAPVHGFENKKVFEGCMPIEVMAQRGADTMRFGPLKPVGLPDPRTGETPYAVVQLRRDNEDDTMYNIVGFQTHLKWGEQKRVFGMIPGLSHAEFVRYGVMHRNTYIDSPDLLNETMETRKRKGLFFAGQMTGVEGYVESAASGIVAAYSAAARFRGEEPEAFPRETAIGSLCYYISHFDGKNFQPMNVNFGLMPQLEKRVPKKEKNQRIADRALEAIDNFIENH, encoded by the coding sequence TTGACTGATAAAGTAACCGTAATAGGAGCCGGACTTGCAGGCAGCGAAGCTGCGTTTCAGCTTGCTGAACTTGGAATCCCGGTAGAATTGGTAGAGATGCGTCCCCTTAAGCAGACACCGGCGCACCATACCGGCTATTTTGCTGAACTTGTCTGCAGCAATTCGCTTCGCGCGGCTTCCGTGACAAATGCAGTAGGCCTGCTGAAGGAAGAAATGCGCCGCCTTCATTCGGTCATCATGGATGCTGCCGATCACCACTCTGTACCAGCTGGCGGAGCTCTGGCTGTCGACCGTATGGGATACGCGGAAGCCGTGACTGAAATCGTAAAGAACCATCCGCTGATTACATTTACGGAAAAAGAAGTGACTGAAATTCCGGAAGATGGCATTACGATCATTGCCACGGGTCCTCTGACAGAGGGAAAACTGGCAGAAGCGATTGAAGATTTTTGCGGCGGAGAGGGCTTTCATTTCTATGACGCAGCTGCTCCGATCGTAACAAAAGAATCACTGGATCTGGACGTAGTTTATGCGATGTCACGCTACGGAAAAGGGGAAGCAGCTTATCTGAACTGCCCTATGAATGAAGAAGAGTATGCGGCATTCCAGGAAGCGCTCTGTCATGCAGAAATGGCTCCGGTCCATGGGTTTGAAAACAAGAAGGTTTTTGAAGGATGCATGCCGATTGAAGTCATGGCGCAGCGCGGAGCAGATACAATGCGATTCGGCCCGTTAAAACCGGTCGGGCTTCCTGATCCGAGAACCGGGGAAACTCCATATGCAGTCGTCCAGCTTCGAAGAGACAATGAAGACGATACGATGTACAATATTGTCGGCTTCCAGACTCATCTGAAGTGGGGTGAACAAAAGCGGGTCTTTGGCATGATTCCTGGCTTATCGCATGCGGAATTCGTCCGTTATGGCGTTATGCACAGGAATACATACATCGATTCGCCCGATCTTTTGAACGAAACCATGGAAACGAGAAAAAGGAAAGGGCTCTTCTTTGCAGGACAAATGACCGGCGTCGAAGGGTATGTCGAATCCGCCGCATCAGGGATTGTTGCCGCTTACAGCGCAGCTGCAAGATTCCGCGGTGAAGAACCGGAAGCATTTCCGAGAGAAACCGCCATTGGCTCTCTTTGCTACTACATCTCTCACTTTGATGGCAAGAACTTCCAGCCGATGAATGTAAATTTCGGACTTATGCCGCAGCTGGAGAAAAGAGTGCCTAAGAAAGAAAAGAACCAGCGCATTGCTGACCGTGCATTAGAAGCAATTGACAATTTTATAGAAAATCACTAA
- a CDS encoding HAD family hydrolase: MKKVIFDVDGVLLSEERYFDIAALTVWEILYSPKYMGMPAEKDNFIVGTVNEGRIAECRKSVWGNGTLISWLKARGINSNWDMVHAALITIFWIMAEVYSARSGGEKVAFRLESEKDVQETGKILMGIPVPSADKILEKWEKTVPEGIYGEDVIHTLAAAMAPSFANPDTWAELRSSFWKIHTSAFQEWYLGDDNYIRYLHKAPYSGGKPGFLDRETPLAPPSGIKNMFERLKESGYELGVATGRARIEMEVPFKTYGWYEEFESNYLATASDAVDESKMYGGSVPDKPHPFIYLCAAYGRNKENYPAYMAGTIARGSEDEIYVCGDSFSDLLGSRAAGFRFIGVLYGAEKDKTASLFEKEGVPYVQNVLEIPDLLSGI; encoded by the coding sequence ATGAAAAAAGTCATATTTGACGTCGATGGCGTACTTCTTAGTGAAGAAAGATATTTTGATATAGCAGCACTGACTGTCTGGGAAATTTTATACAGCCCGAAGTATATGGGCATGCCGGCAGAAAAGGATAATTTTATTGTTGGCACGGTCAATGAAGGACGCATTGCAGAATGCAGGAAAAGCGTGTGGGGAAATGGCACGCTCATATCCTGGCTGAAGGCAAGAGGGATCAACTCAAACTGGGATATGGTTCATGCTGCGCTGATTACGATTTTCTGGATCATGGCAGAAGTTTATTCTGCCCGCTCCGGCGGAGAAAAAGTGGCATTCCGTCTGGAATCGGAGAAAGATGTGCAGGAGACAGGGAAAATATTGATGGGGATTCCTGTTCCGTCTGCGGATAAGATATTAGAGAAATGGGAGAAGACAGTGCCGGAGGGGATTTACGGAGAAGATGTCATTCATACACTGGCAGCAGCAATGGCTCCGTCTTTTGCCAATCCGGATACATGGGCAGAATTGAGATCTTCTTTTTGGAAAATCCATACGTCAGCTTTTCAGGAATGGTACCTGGGGGATGATAATTATATCCGCTATCTCCATAAAGCGCCATACAGCGGCGGGAAGCCGGGATTCCTGGACAGGGAAACACCGCTTGCTCCGCCTTCTGGCATAAAGAATATGTTTGAAAGATTGAAAGAAAGCGGTTATGAGCTTGGGGTTGCGACGGGACGTGCCCGGATTGAAATGGAAGTCCCTTTTAAAACCTATGGCTGGTATGAAGAGTTTGAATCAAACTATTTAGCGACTGCGTCTGATGCGGTAGATGAATCAAAAATGTACGGAGGAAGTGTTCCTGATAAACCGCATCCTTTTATCTATTTGTGCGCTGCTTATGGCAGAAATAAGGAAAATTATCCTGCATATATGGCAGGAACAATTGCGCGCGGCAGCGAAGATGAGATTTATGTCTGCGGGGATTCCTTCTCGGACCTGCTGGGAAGCAGAGCTGCAGGCTTCAGGTTCATAGGAGTGCTGTACGGAGCAGAGAAAGATAAGACTGCCAGCCTTTTTGAAAAAGAAGGCGTTCCTTACGTGCAGAACGTACTCGAAATCCCGGATTTATTATCCGGAATCTGA
- a CDS encoding DNA polymerase III subunit has translation MSLFLPHIYGQEKVQKEWKSLLKNNRFPHTLILYGDDGLGKTTAAFDLAGILTGESEKISGEFDELHISSAREEMTLPMAGNRLWYLRPGKMELKVEQFRTFLESMASFDEKAHVCIIDECQFMRAAAANIMLKTLEEPQSNVYYILISTDLNSILPTVISRSEKFAFTPLGREEYLALLQRESSKYPVPVNMTPDMLYQLSEGNPGITLEICSEKDNAQPDAAMSFWETITDNPRSFSALSGHKWKDRDEFHQMLRWIILVGRDILVLAETGDQNRARCMSVMGREMAVSRKWNGKVMQVMEVFRDAELAYTHYINIKNIWDMILIQLKNIQRGRKE, from the coding sequence GTGTCACTCTTTCTTCCGCATATTTATGGACAGGAAAAAGTTCAGAAGGAATGGAAATCCTTGCTGAAAAACAACAGGTTTCCTCATACCCTGATCCTATATGGGGATGACGGGCTGGGCAAGACGACAGCAGCATTTGATCTGGCGGGAATTCTTACAGGAGAATCTGAAAAGATTTCCGGAGAATTTGATGAATTGCACATATCATCCGCCAGAGAAGAGATGACGCTCCCGATGGCTGGAAACAGGCTGTGGTATCTTCGCCCCGGGAAGATGGAATTGAAAGTAGAGCAGTTCCGTACATTTCTTGAAAGCATGGCGTCCTTTGATGAAAAGGCTCATGTCTGCATTATCGATGAATGCCAGTTCATGAGAGCGGCTGCTGCAAATATTATGCTCAAAACCCTTGAGGAGCCTCAAAGCAATGTTTATTATATTCTGATTTCTACGGATCTGAACTCCATTCTTCCGACAGTGATTTCCAGAAGCGAGAAATTTGCCTTTACCCCGCTTGGAAGGGAAGAATATCTTGCACTTCTCCAAAGGGAAAGCAGCAAATACCCGGTGCCGGTGAATATGACTCCTGATATGCTTTACCAGCTTTCAGAAGGAAACCCGGGCATTACTTTGGAAATTTGCAGTGAAAAAGATAATGCACAGCCTGATGCAGCCATGTCGTTCTGGGAAACCATTACGGATAATCCCCGTTCATTTTCTGCATTAAGCGGGCATAAATGGAAAGACAGAGATGAATTCCATCAAATGCTCCGCTGGATCATCCTGGTCGGGCGGGATATACTCGTGCTGGCTGAAACCGGTGACCAGAACCGGGCAAGGTGCATGTCGGTCATGGGACGCGAGATGGCTGTTTCCCGGAAGTGGAATGGCAAAGTCATGCAGGTGATGGAAGTTTTCCGCGATGCGGAGCTCGCATATACGCATTATATTAATATAAAAAATATTTGGGATATGATTCTTATCCAATTGAAGAATATACAGAGAGGCAGAAAAGAATGA
- a CDS encoding PSP1 domain-containing protein, translating into MNQVIGVRFKPAGKIYYFDSNNLDLHIDDGVIVETSRGLEYGYVVLMPDKVSEEDMPQKPVIRKATIKDMAQLERNKEREQSAYEICLKKIEKFKCPMKLLRAEYTFDRNKIVFFFTSDGRVDFRDLVKELASVFHTRIELRQVGVRDEAKQVSGIGPCGRPLCCATFLGDFAPVSIKMAKNQGLSLNPTKISGVCGRLMCCLRYENDQYVHDGCKKKGCCHRDKGNEKMFRVGMKAITEEGAGQILYVNTQKHTVKVQLEGQKTKTFPWDEVEQAENG; encoded by the coding sequence ATGAATCAAGTTATAGGTGTCAGATTTAAGCCTGCGGGTAAAATATATTACTTTGATTCCAACAATCTTGATTTGCATATAGATGATGGAGTTATTGTTGAAACATCCAGGGGACTGGAATACGGTTATGTTGTCCTTATGCCAGATAAAGTCAGCGAGGAGGATATGCCGCAGAAACCGGTCATCCGCAAAGCTACGATTAAAGATATGGCGCAGCTGGAAAGAAACAAGGAGCGCGAGCAGTCAGCCTACGAAATCTGTCTTAAGAAAATAGAGAAGTTCAAGTGTCCTATGAAGCTTCTCCGCGCTGAATATACCTTTGACCGGAATAAAATCGTTTTCTTCTTTACGTCTGACGGACGAGTCGACTTCAGGGATCTTGTCAAAGAGCTGGCGTCTGTGTTCCATACCAGGATTGAACTGAGGCAGGTAGGCGTAAGGGATGAGGCTAAACAGGTGTCCGGAATCGGCCCCTGCGGGAGACCTTTATGCTGCGCAACATTTCTCGGTGATTTTGCACCGGTTTCCATTAAGATGGCAAAGAATCAGGGCCTTTCCCTGAATCCGACGAAGATATCCGGTGTATGCGGGCGCCTCATGTGCTGCCTGCGTTATGAAAACGACCAGTATGTACATGACGGATGCAAGAAGAAGGGCTGCTGCCATAGAGATAAGGGGAATGAGAAGATGTTCCGGGTCGGCATGAAGGCGATTACGGAAGAAGGTGCGGGACAGATTCTCTATGTCAATACACAAAAACATACAGTTAAAGTGCAGTTGGAGGGGCAGAAGACAAAGACTTTCCCCTGGGACGAGGTAGAGCAGGCTGAAAATGGCTGA
- a CDS encoding tRNA1(Val) (adenine(37)-N6)-methyltransferase — translation MADEWVLNEGERLDDLVRDDMKLIQRPDHFCFSVDSVLLAHYVEPKKNDVIADLGTGTGVIALLVSSLGGNHIAAFELDPVMADLARRNVEGNHKEAQIKVIEGDYRESSRQFDSGKFSLVLANPPYREVGTGRMSAKSGVASASYEMNATMDDVFKTAQYLLKYGGRLAMVHRADRTADLITIGRKYHMEPKRMRFVYARKGHTAVRVLIEWRYGGHAELVVEPPLLLHNDDGSYTEEVCEIYGRKSHE, via the coding sequence ATGGCTGATGAATGGGTATTGAATGAGGGAGAAAGACTCGACGATTTAGTCAGGGATGATATGAAACTCATCCAAAGGCCGGATCATTTCTGCTTCTCTGTAGATTCTGTATTACTGGCTCATTATGTAGAGCCTAAGAAAAATGATGTCATCGCCGATCTTGGAACAGGCACAGGTGTTATTGCACTGCTTGTCTCTTCACTCGGCGGCAATCATATTGCGGCTTTTGAACTGGACCCTGTAATGGCGGATCTGGCAAGAAGGAATGTGGAAGGGAATCATAAAGAAGCGCAGATCAAAGTCATTGAAGGAGATTACCGGGAATCTTCCCGGCAGTTCGATTCCGGAAAATTCTCTCTGGTACTGGCTAATCCGCCTTATCGGGAAGTGGGGACTGGAAGAATGAGTGCCAAAAGCGGGGTGGCCAGCGCCAGTTATGAAATGAATGCGACGATGGATGACGTATTCAAGACAGCGCAGTATCTTCTGAAATACGGCGGACGGCTGGCTATGGTACACAGGGCGGACAGGACGGCTGACCTTATCACTATAGGAAGAAAGTATCATATGGAGCCTAAACGCATGCGCTTTGTCTATGCCAGAAAAGGCCATACGGCAGTCAGGGTACTGATAGAATGGAGATACGGGGGGCATGCAGAACTTGTCGTAGAACCGCCGCTTCTTCTTCATAATGATGATGGTTCTTACACAGAGGAAGTCTGTGAGATATATGGGAGGAAAAGTCATGAGTGA
- the rsmI gene encoding 16S rRNA (cytidine(1402)-2'-O)-methyltransferase — MSEVEKGTLYLVPTPIGNLQDITYRAVDILKNADIIAAEDTRHTRILLEHLGIQGHPVSYHEHNKKEAGPKLIEALKEGHSVAQVSDAGMPVISDPGADLVRLALDEGIPVVPLPGPNAALTALVASGLDARQFAFIGFLPKITAKRKKLLADISRVPLTLIFYEAPHRIKETMDVLIQSLGDRNAVTARELTKKFETFERGTLAELRSGMNENDPRGEYVILVEGWNESMEKEDEEETSWQDAAVTLAEGMPLKEAARKVSGRYNVSRREVYQYLLKHNDH; from the coding sequence ATGAGTGAAGTGGAGAAGGGGACACTTTATCTGGTACCGACGCCGATCGGCAATCTGCAGGATATAACCTATCGCGCCGTTGATATATTGAAGAATGCAGATATCATAGCGGCCGAAGATACAAGGCACACACGGATTCTTTTAGAACACCTGGGGATACAGGGACACCCGGTATCCTACCATGAGCATAATAAAAAAGAAGCCGGGCCCAAACTGATTGAAGCTTTGAAGGAAGGACACTCTGTTGCGCAGGTCAGCGATGCAGGGATGCCGGTCATATCCGATCCGGGAGCTGATTTAGTCCGCCTGGCGCTGGACGAGGGGATTCCCGTCGTCCCGCTTCCGGGTCCCAATGCTGCTTTGACAGCCCTTGTCGCATCCGGACTTGATGCCCGCCAGTTTGCTTTTATCGGGTTTCTGCCTAAAATTACGGCCAAACGTAAAAAGCTTCTGGCAGATATTTCAAGAGTGCCGCTGACGCTCATTTTCTATGAAGCGCCTCACCGCATCAAAGAGACCATGGACGTACTCATTCAGTCGCTCGGAGACAGAAATGCGGTAACGGCGAGGGAACTGACTAAAAAATTCGAAACATTTGAACGCGGGACTCTCGCAGAACTCAGAAGCGGGATGAACGAGAACGATCCCCGCGGCGAGTATGTCATTCTGGTTGAAGGCTGGAATGAATCCATGGAAAAAGAGGATGAAGAAGAGACATCCTGGCAGGATGCCGCTGTGACTTTGGCGGAAGGAATGCCGCTCAAGGAAGCTGCACGCAAAGTCTCCGGCCGCTACAATGTTTCGCGAAGAGAGGTTTACCAGTATCTTCTGAAGCATAACGATCATTAA
- the metG gene encoding methionine--tRNA ligase, with product MSEKPKYYITTPIYYPSAKLHIGHTYCTSIADAVARFKRLDGYDVFFLTGSDEHGQKIEQKAEEAGVTPIQYVDGIVALFKQLWKELNITNDDFIRTTEERHKKVVQMLFQRAYDKGDIYLGKYEGWYCIPDETFWPENKLTPEHICPDCGRPLQRVSEDAYFFKMSKYADQWLKYIDEHPDFIQPESRKNEMVQFVKSGLEDLCVSRTSFTWGIPVPFDPKHVVYVWFDALVNYLTAAGIVDDPEKFHKFWPADVHLVGKEIVRFHSIIWPIMLMSLGIEIPKKIYGHGWLIVDGEKMSKSKGNVIDPIPLLQEFGSDAIRYYLLNDIQLGQDGNFSRDRLIGRINSDLSNDLGNLLYRTLSMVEKYRGGVLTNGDASGDQAVADASADIEEKAKQTLEEFRSGMSNWKINDAIKAVWTFIRALNKYIDVTAPWILAKDESKAGALDAVLYHLCEGLRFVSLMAEPVIPIASEKIWNQLGLKDFKDADYKDLVWGGIADGTVVHKGDQIFPRIEIEEDEEEKAKPVKKAKNNKKAEKASSSKKEAEEKTEEIDISEFFKTDLRVAEIMTAEKVEKSNKLIKMTVSLGGDDTRTVVSGISQYYKPEDLVGKHVIFVSNLKPAKLMGIESQGMILAASKDGELQVPFVDMPAGSKVK from the coding sequence ATGAGTGAAAAACCGAAATATTATATTACGACACCAATTTATTATCCTAGCGCAAAACTCCATATCGGTCATACGTACTGCACATCGATAGCCGATGCTGTAGCACGTTTCAAACGCCTTGACGGATATGATGTGTTCTTTTTGACCGGTTCTGACGAACATGGACAGAAAATTGAACAGAAAGCAGAAGAAGCCGGAGTAACGCCTATCCAGTACGTCGACGGCATTGTCGCTTTATTCAAACAGCTATGGAAAGAACTCAATATTACCAATGATGACTTCATCAGGACAACCGAGGAAAGACATAAGAAAGTCGTACAGATGCTTTTCCAGCGCGCTTACGACAAGGGCGACATCTATCTGGGCAAGTATGAAGGATGGTACTGCATTCCTGATGAAACATTCTGGCCTGAAAACAAATTGACGCCGGAACACATTTGTCCTGACTGCGGCCGTCCGCTGCAGAGAGTAAGCGAAGATGCTTACTTCTTTAAGATGTCAAAATATGCCGATCAGTGGCTTAAATACATTGATGAACATCCGGACTTCATTCAGCCGGAATCCCGCAAGAATGAAATGGTGCAGTTCGTTAAAAGCGGTCTGGAAGATCTCTGCGTGTCCCGTACAAGCTTTACATGGGGCATCCCTGTTCCCTTTGATCCCAAGCATGTCGTATACGTCTGGTTTGATGCGCTCGTCAATTATTTGACAGCAGCAGGCATTGTTGACGATCCTGAAAAATTCCACAAATTCTGGCCGGCAGATGTTCATCTGGTAGGAAAGGAAATTGTCCGCTTCCACAGCATCATCTGGCCGATCATGCTGATGAGCCTTGGCATTGAAATCCCGAAAAAGATTTACGGGCATGGCTGGCTCATTGTTGATGGCGAAAAGATGTCCAAATCCAAGGGCAATGTCATCGATCCGATTCCGCTCCTTCAGGAATTTGGTTCGGATGCGATCCGCTATTATCTCCTCAATGATATCCAGCTTGGACAGGATGGCAACTTCAGCCGTGACCGCCTGATTGGAAGAATCAATTCCGACCTGTCGAATGATTTAGGAAATCTCTTGTACAGAACGCTTTCCATGGTTGAGAAATACAGAGGCGGCGTCCTGACAAATGGCGATGCATCCGGAGATCAGGCTGTTGCAGATGCATCTGCAGACATCGAAGAAAAAGCTAAGCAGACACTGGAAGAATTCCGCAGCGGAATGAGCAACTGGAAAATCAATGATGCAATCAAGGCAGTATGGACTTTTATCCGTGCCCTGAATAAATACATTGACGTAACCGCCCCCTGGATTCTGGCAAAGGATGAATCCAAAGCAGGGGCACTCGATGCTGTACTTTATCATCTCTGCGAAGGACTCCGTTTTGTTTCCCTTATGGCAGAACCGGTGATTCCGATTGCGTCTGAAAAGATCTGGAATCAGCTCGGACTGAAAGATTTCAAGGATGCTGATTACAAAGATCTCGTATGGGGCGGAATTGCTGACGGCACCGTGGTTCACAAAGGCGACCAGATCTTCCCGAGAATTGAAATAGAGGAAGATGAAGAGGAAAAGGCAAAACCAGTCAAAAAAGCCAAGAACAACAAGAAGGCAGAAAAAGCATCTTCTTCCAAAAAAGAAGCAGAAGAGAAAACTGAAGAAATCGATATTTCCGAATTCTTTAAGACCGATCTTAGAGTAGCGGAAATTATGACAGCGGAAAAGGTTGAAAAATCCAACAAGTTGATCAAGATGACAGTATCACTTGGCGGCGATGATACAAGAACAGTGGTCAGCGGAATTTCCCAGTACTACAAACCAGAAGATCTTGTCGGCAAACATGTCATTTTTGTTTCCAACCTCAAACCTGCCAAATTGATGGGAATCGAATCGCAGGGAATGATTCTGGCAGCTTCCAAGGACGGAGAGCTGCAGGTGCCATTTGTAGACATGCCTGCTGGAAGCAAAGTCAAATGA